The following proteins are encoded in a genomic region of Drosophila miranda strain MSH22 chromosome 4, D.miranda_PacBio2.1, whole genome shotgun sequence:
- the LOC108163649 gene encoding eukaryotic translation initiation factor 4E-binding protein Mextli isoform X6, translating to MAHTHLGRAVKNIEAPRPLKTQSRSSLKNSYLVIEELIQLIDNVTVGLQSCNTTTESITLLLHNLRVHGPQLEAVSKDTLDRAFVVFRNASQDERLNIMTRLKLLELIELRAKSWEDNDTIAYYKSKQQVSNELPPEPYQHDASGQQGGFLSTSPTFGVSGGGAGINVGAAAAAAAVFNAASAAAAAQAAAIAAVGSPNQQHMLLHPGEVIRNSGKFLKPTKIPGKTYCKDEVVIRNADSGKVMGIKGRRVHMIEELSETIISFQRVNPGAKERLVQITGPAEEKINYAKQLMEDTIRRNASPVRLEPAPAAGGSCSSLNSSNSDDAVVVQPRTPGGSRLANRLSFNSAQNFMTAQQAAAQQISQISQHQQAHQQQQHHHQHVAAIQVAAAAAQAQATAAAGEYKFTVNVGQRLIKITGDCCELVRVAKLVLDDYFSSSEFLASMEAGAAFDGTSLVSPVTTPSTPLPGAGPPQFMLPLADSGIGLNYAASSANNNGDGDDEVFTEATNGASPNAANQNGLARSRRSHFSRKESTPESKGAREKLDVEERPLKTSASRVSYDIEHLIYYSHSPHAWALPNDWEKMLETSPSIVRNKDLQDESQRFDGDKYLVSIKTDATRDIAAADDAEILDE from the exons atggcacacacacacctggGACGCGCTGTTAAAAACATTGAGGCGCCGCGTCCGCTCAAGACACAGTCGCGATCGTCGTTGAAGAACAGCTATCTGGTGATTGAGGAGCTGATACAGCTCATAGATAATGTGACAGTGGGTCTGCAGTCGTGCAACACGACCACAGAGTCGATAACGTTGCTGCTGCACAATCTGCGGGTTCATGGGCCGCAGCTGGAGGCGGTGTCCAAGGATACGCTGGATCGGGCATTCGTTGTGTTTCGCAATGCTTCGCAGGACGAACGTCTGAACATAATGACACGCCTTAAGCTGCTCGAACTGATCGAATTACGTGCCAAAAGCTGGGAGGACAATGACACAATTGCCTACTACAAGTCCAAACAGCAGGTCTCCAATGAG CTACCCCCGGAGCCATACCAACATGATGCCAGCGGTCAACAAGGCGGCTTTCTCAGCACCTCCCCCACATTCGGTGTCAGCGGCGGCGGCGCCGGAATCAATGTCggagctgccgctgctgctgccgctgttttCAACGCAGCCTCGGCAGCTGCCGCGGCCCAGGCAGCCGCCATAGCGGCCGTGGGCTCACCCAATCAGCAGCACATGCTGCTGCACCCAGGTGAAGTCATTCGGAACTCCGGCAAGTTCCTCAAGCCGACGAAGATACCGGGAAAAACCTACTGCAAGGACGAGGTGGTAATCCGCAATGCTGATTCGGGCAAAG TCATGGGCATCAAAGGACGACGCGTCCACATGATTGAGGAGCTAAGCGAAACTATCATATCGTTTCAAAGAG TCAACCCGGGCGCCAAGGAACGTTTGGTGCAGATCACTGGACCGGCGGAAGAAAAGATTAA CTACGCCAAGCAACTGATGGAGGACACCATTCGCCGCAACGCCTCGCCGGTGCGCCTGGAGCCTGCCCCAGCGGCCGGCGGGTCGTGCTCGTCCCTCAACTCTTCGAACTCTGACGATGCCGTGGTGGTTCAGCCGCGCACTCCTGGTGGCAGCCGCCTGGCGAACCGCCTAAGCTTCAATTCGGCCCAGAACTTTATGACTGCTCAGCAGgctgcggctcaacagatctcCCAGATCTCGCAGCACCAACAGgcgcatcagcagcagcagcaccaccaccagcacgtTGCCGCCATTCAGGTGGCCGCCGCAGCAGCCCAGGCGCAGGCAACAGCTGCTgccg GTGAATACAAGTTCACGGTCAACGTGGGCCAGCGTCTGATCAAGATAACCGGCGACTGCTGTGAGCTAGTGCGC GTGGCCAAGCTCGTCCTGGACGATTACTTCAGCAGCTCGGAGTTCTTGGCTTCCATGGAGGCTGGCGCCGCTTTTGATGGCACCTCTCTTGTTAGCCCCGTGACCACTCCATCCACACCGCTGCCCGGAGCTGGTCCGCCACAGTTTATGCTGCCCTTGGCCGACAGCGGCATCGGACTGAACTATGCCGCCTCCTCGGCCAACAACAACGGCGACGGTGACGATGAAGTGTTTACCGAAGCGACCAATGGAGCTTCACCGAATGCTGCCAATCAGAACGGCTTGGCACGCTCACGTCGCAGCCATTTCTCACGCAAGGAGTCTACGCCTGAGAGTAAGGGAGCCCGCGAGAAGCTCGACGTGGAGGAGCGTCCACTGAAGACAAGTGCAT CACGCGTCTCTTACGATATTGAACACTTGATTTACTACTCGCACAGTCCGCATGCCTGGGCCCTGCCCAACGATTGGGAGAAGATGTTGGAGACATCGCCGTCGATTGTGCGCAACAAG GATCTACAGGATGAGAGTCAGCGCTTTGATGGGGACAAATATCTGGTTAGCATCAAGACTGACGCCACAAGAGATATTGCAGCAGCCGACGATGCCGAGATTCTGGATGAATAG
- the LOC108163649 gene encoding eukaryotic translation initiation factor 4E-binding protein Mextli isoform X5: MAHTHLGRAVKNIEAPRPLKTQSRSSLKNSYLVIEELIQLIDNVTVGLQSCNTTTESITLLLHNLRVHGPQLEAVSKDTLDRAFVVFRNASQDERLNIMTRLKLLELIELRAKSWEDNDTIAYYKSKQQVSNELPPEPYQHDASGQQGGFLSTSPTFGVSGGGAGINVGAAAAAAAVFNAASAAAAAQAAAIAAVGSPNQQHMLLHPGEVIRNSGKFLKPTKIPGKTYCKDEVVIRNADSGKVMGIKGRRVHMIEELSETIISFQRVNPGAKERLVQITGPAEEKINYAKQLMEDTIRRNASPVRLEPAPAAGGSCSSLNSSNSDDAVVVQPRTPGGSRLANRLSFNSAQNFMTAQQAAAQQISQISQHQQAHQQQQHHHQHVAAIQVAAAAAQAQATAAAGKVLRPSQQLLMHSYSTNDASVGEYKFTVNVGQRLIKITGDCCELVRVAKLVLDDYFSSSEFLASMEAGAAFDGTSLVSPVTTPSTPLPGAGPPQFMLPLADSGIGLNYAASSANNNGDGDDEVFTEATNGASPNAANQNGLARSRRSHFSRKESTPESKGAREKLDVEERPLKTSASRVSYDIEHLIYYSHSPHAWALPNDWEKMLETSPSIVRNKDLQDESQRFDGDKYLVSIKTDATRDIAAADDAEILDE; this comes from the exons atggcacacacacacctggGACGCGCTGTTAAAAACATTGAGGCGCCGCGTCCGCTCAAGACACAGTCGCGATCGTCGTTGAAGAACAGCTATCTGGTGATTGAGGAGCTGATACAGCTCATAGATAATGTGACAGTGGGTCTGCAGTCGTGCAACACGACCACAGAGTCGATAACGTTGCTGCTGCACAATCTGCGGGTTCATGGGCCGCAGCTGGAGGCGGTGTCCAAGGATACGCTGGATCGGGCATTCGTTGTGTTTCGCAATGCTTCGCAGGACGAACGTCTGAACATAATGACACGCCTTAAGCTGCTCGAACTGATCGAATTACGTGCCAAAAGCTGGGAGGACAATGACACAATTGCCTACTACAAGTCCAAACAGCAGGTCTCCAATGAG CTACCCCCGGAGCCATACCAACATGATGCCAGCGGTCAACAAGGCGGCTTTCTCAGCACCTCCCCCACATTCGGTGTCAGCGGCGGCGGCGCCGGAATCAATGTCggagctgccgctgctgctgccgctgttttCAACGCAGCCTCGGCAGCTGCCGCGGCCCAGGCAGCCGCCATAGCGGCCGTGGGCTCACCCAATCAGCAGCACATGCTGCTGCACCCAGGTGAAGTCATTCGGAACTCCGGCAAGTTCCTCAAGCCGACGAAGATACCGGGAAAAACCTACTGCAAGGACGAGGTGGTAATCCGCAATGCTGATTCGGGCAAAG TCATGGGCATCAAAGGACGACGCGTCCACATGATTGAGGAGCTAAGCGAAACTATCATATCGTTTCAAAGAG TCAACCCGGGCGCCAAGGAACGTTTGGTGCAGATCACTGGACCGGCGGAAGAAAAGATTAA CTACGCCAAGCAACTGATGGAGGACACCATTCGCCGCAACGCCTCGCCGGTGCGCCTGGAGCCTGCCCCAGCGGCCGGCGGGTCGTGCTCGTCCCTCAACTCTTCGAACTCTGACGATGCCGTGGTGGTTCAGCCGCGCACTCCTGGTGGCAGCCGCCTGGCGAACCGCCTAAGCTTCAATTCGGCCCAGAACTTTATGACTGCTCAGCAGgctgcggctcaacagatctcCCAGATCTCGCAGCACCAACAGgcgcatcagcagcagcagcaccaccaccagcacgtTGCCGCCATTCAGGTGGCCGCCGCAGCAGCCCAGGCGCAGGCAACAGCTGCTgccggtaaagttttgcgaccCAGCCAACAGCTGCTTATGCACTCATATTCCACAAACGATGCTTCCGTAGGTGAATACAAGTTCACGGTCAACGTGGGCCAGCGTCTGATCAAGATAACCGGCGACTGCTGTGAGCTAGTGCGC GTGGCCAAGCTCGTCCTGGACGATTACTTCAGCAGCTCGGAGTTCTTGGCTTCCATGGAGGCTGGCGCCGCTTTTGATGGCACCTCTCTTGTTAGCCCCGTGACCACTCCATCCACACCGCTGCCCGGAGCTGGTCCGCCACAGTTTATGCTGCCCTTGGCCGACAGCGGCATCGGACTGAACTATGCCGCCTCCTCGGCCAACAACAACGGCGACGGTGACGATGAAGTGTTTACCGAAGCGACCAATGGAGCTTCACCGAATGCTGCCAATCAGAACGGCTTGGCACGCTCACGTCGCAGCCATTTCTCACGCAAGGAGTCTACGCCTGAGAGTAAGGGAGCCCGCGAGAAGCTCGACGTGGAGGAGCGTCCACTGAAGACAAGTGCAT CACGCGTCTCTTACGATATTGAACACTTGATTTACTACTCGCACAGTCCGCATGCCTGGGCCCTGCCCAACGATTGGGAGAAGATGTTGGAGACATCGCCGTCGATTGTGCGCAACAAG GATCTACAGGATGAGAGTCAGCGCTTTGATGGGGACAAATATCTGGTTAGCATCAAGACTGACGCCACAAGAGATATTGCAGCAGCCGACGATGCCGAGATTCTGGATGAATAG
- the LOC108163649 gene encoding eukaryotic translation initiation factor 4E-binding protein Mextli isoform X7, whose product MAHTHLGRAVKNIEAPRPLKTQSRSSLKNSYLVIEELIQLIDNVTVGLQSCNTTTESITLLLHNLRVHGPQLEAVSKDTLDRAFVVFRNASQDERLNIMTRLKLLELIELRAKSWEDNDTIAYYKSKQQVSNELPPEPYQHDASGQQGGFLSTSPTFGVSGGGAGINVGAAAAAAAVFNAASAAAAAQAAAIAAVGSPNQQHMLLHPGEVIRNSGKFLKPTKIPGKTYCKDEVVIRNADSGKVNPGAKERLVQITGPAEEKINYAKQLMEDTIRRNASPVRLEPAPAAGGSCSSLNSSNSDDAVVVQPRTPGGSRLANRLSFNSAQNFMTAQQAAAQQISQISQHQQAHQQQQHHHQHVAAIQVAAAAAQAQATAAAGKVLRPSQQLLMHSYSTNDASVGEYKFTVNVGQRLIKITGDCCELVRVAKLVLDDYFSSSEFLASMEAGAAFDGTSLVSPVTTPSTPLPGAGPPQFMLPLADSGIGLNYAASSANNNGDGDDEVFTEATNGASPNAANQNGLARSRRSHFSRKESTPESKGAREKLDVEERPLKTSASRVSYDIEHLIYYSHSPHAWALPNDWEKMLETSPSIVRNKDLQDESQRFDGDKYLVSIKTDATRDIAAADDAEILDE is encoded by the exons atggcacacacacacctggGACGCGCTGTTAAAAACATTGAGGCGCCGCGTCCGCTCAAGACACAGTCGCGATCGTCGTTGAAGAACAGCTATCTGGTGATTGAGGAGCTGATACAGCTCATAGATAATGTGACAGTGGGTCTGCAGTCGTGCAACACGACCACAGAGTCGATAACGTTGCTGCTGCACAATCTGCGGGTTCATGGGCCGCAGCTGGAGGCGGTGTCCAAGGATACGCTGGATCGGGCATTCGTTGTGTTTCGCAATGCTTCGCAGGACGAACGTCTGAACATAATGACACGCCTTAAGCTGCTCGAACTGATCGAATTACGTGCCAAAAGCTGGGAGGACAATGACACAATTGCCTACTACAAGTCCAAACAGCAGGTCTCCAATGAG CTACCCCCGGAGCCATACCAACATGATGCCAGCGGTCAACAAGGCGGCTTTCTCAGCACCTCCCCCACATTCGGTGTCAGCGGCGGCGGCGCCGGAATCAATGTCggagctgccgctgctgctgccgctgttttCAACGCAGCCTCGGCAGCTGCCGCGGCCCAGGCAGCCGCCATAGCGGCCGTGGGCTCACCCAATCAGCAGCACATGCTGCTGCACCCAGGTGAAGTCATTCGGAACTCCGGCAAGTTCCTCAAGCCGACGAAGATACCGGGAAAAACCTACTGCAAGGACGAGGTGGTAATCCGCAATGCTGATTCGGGCAAAG TCAACCCGGGCGCCAAGGAACGTTTGGTGCAGATCACTGGACCGGCGGAAGAAAAGATTAA CTACGCCAAGCAACTGATGGAGGACACCATTCGCCGCAACGCCTCGCCGGTGCGCCTGGAGCCTGCCCCAGCGGCCGGCGGGTCGTGCTCGTCCCTCAACTCTTCGAACTCTGACGATGCCGTGGTGGTTCAGCCGCGCACTCCTGGTGGCAGCCGCCTGGCGAACCGCCTAAGCTTCAATTCGGCCCAGAACTTTATGACTGCTCAGCAGgctgcggctcaacagatctcCCAGATCTCGCAGCACCAACAGgcgcatcagcagcagcagcaccaccaccagcacgtTGCCGCCATTCAGGTGGCCGCCGCAGCAGCCCAGGCGCAGGCAACAGCTGCTgccggtaaagttttgcgaccCAGCCAACAGCTGCTTATGCACTCATATTCCACAAACGATGCTTCCGTAGGTGAATACAAGTTCACGGTCAACGTGGGCCAGCGTCTGATCAAGATAACCGGCGACTGCTGTGAGCTAGTGCGC GTGGCCAAGCTCGTCCTGGACGATTACTTCAGCAGCTCGGAGTTCTTGGCTTCCATGGAGGCTGGCGCCGCTTTTGATGGCACCTCTCTTGTTAGCCCCGTGACCACTCCATCCACACCGCTGCCCGGAGCTGGTCCGCCACAGTTTATGCTGCCCTTGGCCGACAGCGGCATCGGACTGAACTATGCCGCCTCCTCGGCCAACAACAACGGCGACGGTGACGATGAAGTGTTTACCGAAGCGACCAATGGAGCTTCACCGAATGCTGCCAATCAGAACGGCTTGGCACGCTCACGTCGCAGCCATTTCTCACGCAAGGAGTCTACGCCTGAGAGTAAGGGAGCCCGCGAGAAGCTCGACGTGGAGGAGCGTCCACTGAAGACAAGTGCAT CACGCGTCTCTTACGATATTGAACACTTGATTTACTACTCGCACAGTCCGCATGCCTGGGCCCTGCCCAACGATTGGGAGAAGATGTTGGAGACATCGCCGTCGATTGTGCGCAACAAG GATCTACAGGATGAGAGTCAGCGCTTTGATGGGGACAAATATCTGGTTAGCATCAAGACTGACGCCACAAGAGATATTGCAGCAGCCGACGATGCCGAGATTCTGGATGAATAG